From a region of the Helicobacter hepaticus ATCC 51449 genome:
- the fliD gene encoding flagellar filament capping protein FliD, giving the protein MALGTLSSLGLGSKVLNHDVIDKLREADEASLIKPIDKKIEQNVEKQTELVAITSTLRDLKSSTSKLGDYSTYLGRSSNVIGDALKANISAGVPTQDIKIDIDSVATSDINEIGSKYESRESVFSQKDSVLKFHHKGHDYKIDIKAGMQLGEVAQLITDTTKGEVMGIVMKTGGSNPYQLMINSKDTGESSRIYFGSTTSGSVVPSGAFSVNDGDLNITLKDKKGIDKTLSIKLPKTAIESKSQDNAEALKEAIITAIKNDSDFDGLLDNDINIGIGGANSDTLTLNDRRGYSIELQGSKAQSLGFGTENKNNAKEDLMVATKSVGAGKLTGTINIGSIPLDLSTLTKEKNTSAQNAKNIAEAINNIAGIYGSVNDEGKLVINSDTGEVNIYANDDPASKKALEDLGLKAGTTMDYAKTQEELFKIRKVQKAEDAKFSYNGISMKRPTNNVDDIVSGVNIEFLTTTEPGKPAVISITRNDEEIIENVKKFVESYNDLALKLDDVTRYDEDSKIAGVFNGNSDIRMIRPSLNRIFSTTIQTETELKGLAKYGLTLNEKGTMTLDVSKLQMALSSDPEGTQELFNGSLKTTEFKEVQTDGVFKKFDQEIDRLLNGPNARLKVLEESLTKDDKKLREDRKKAVEQLNIRYDIMAQRFAAYDSQISKTNNAFSSVQLMIDQSVAKK; this is encoded by the coding sequence ATGGCACTTGGAACATTGAGTTCGCTTGGACTTGGAAGTAAAGTTTTAAATCACGATGTGATTGATAAACTAAGAGAAGCTGATGAGGCTTCACTTATCAAGCCTATTGATAAAAAAATTGAACAAAATGTTGAAAAGCAAACAGAGCTTGTAGCTATTACTTCTACTTTGCGTGATTTAAAATCTAGCACGAGTAAGCTTGGAGATTATTCTACCTATTTAGGGCGCTCAAGTAATGTAATTGGCGATGCACTCAAAGCAAATATATCAGCAGGTGTGCCAACACAAGATATTAAAATTGATATAGATTCTGTGGCGACTTCAGATATTAATGAAATAGGCTCAAAATATGAGAGTAGAGAATCTGTATTTAGCCAAAAAGATTCTGTATTAAAATTTCATCACAAAGGGCACGACTATAAAATTGATATTAAAGCGGGTATGCAATTAGGTGAAGTAGCGCAACTCATTACAGATACAACAAAAGGTGAAGTAATGGGAATTGTTATGAAAACAGGTGGCTCAAACCCTTACCAGCTTATGATTAATTCAAAAGATACAGGCGAATCTTCACGAATATATTTTGGTTCAACTACAAGCGGCTCTGTCGTGCCCTCTGGTGCTTTTTCTGTGAATGATGGAGATTTAAACATTACACTTAAAGACAAAAAAGGTATTGACAAAACCCTTTCTATCAAACTTCCTAAAACTGCAATAGAATCTAAAAGCCAAGATAACGCCGAGGCTCTCAAAGAAGCTATCATTACTGCAATTAAAAATGATTCAGATTTTGATGGACTGCTTGATAATGATATTAATATCGGTATAGGTGGTGCAAATAGTGATACACTCACTCTTAATGATAGACGTGGTTATAGTATTGAACTTCAAGGCTCAAAAGCCCAAAGTTTAGGTTTTGGCACAGAAAATAAAAATAATGCCAAAGAAGATTTAATGGTGGCAACTAAAAGTGTAGGAGCAGGAAAGCTTACAGGTACAATCAATATAGGCAGTATCCCACTTGACCTTTCTACACTCACAAAAGAAAAAAATACATCTGCCCAAAATGCAAAAAATATCGCTGAAGCCATTAATAATATTGCGGGTATTTATGGTTCTGTCAATGATGAGGGCAAGCTTGTGATTAACTCTGATACGGGAGAAGTAAATATTTATGCCAACGACGACCCTGCAAGTAAAAAAGCCCTTGAGGATTTGGGATTAAAAGCTGGCACAACAATGGATTATGCCAAAACACAAGAAGAGCTTTTTAAAATACGTAAAGTTCAAAAAGCAGAAGATGCAAAATTCTCATACAATGGAATTTCAATGAAACGCCCTACAAATAATGTTGATGACATTGTAAGTGGAGTAAATATTGAGTTTCTTACTACTACTGAACCGGGCAAACCTGCAGTAATTAGCATTACACGTAATGATGAAGAAATTATAGAAAATGTGAAAAAATTTGTTGAATCTTATAATGATCTTGCTTTAAAACTTGATGATGTTACACGTTATGATGAAGATTCTAAAATTGCTGGCGTATTCAATGGCAATAGTGATATTCGTATGATACGTCCTAGCCTTAATCGTATATTTTCTACAACGATCCAAACAGAAACAGAGCTAAAAGGACTTGCTAAATATGGACTTACTCTTAACGAAAAAGGCACAATGACACTTGATGTGAGCAAACTCCAAATGGCTTTGAGCTCTGACCCAGAAGGCACACAAGAGCTTTTTAATGGAAGTCTTAAAACAACAGAATTTAAAGAAGTGCAAACCGATGGTGTCTTTAAAAAATTTGACCAAGAGATTGATAGACTCTTAAATGGACCAAATGCAAGACTTAAAGTCCTTGAGGAAAGCCTCACAAAAGATGATAAAAAATTGCGTGAGGACAGAAAAAAAGCAGTTGAGCAACTCAATATACGCTATGACATTATGGCACAGAGATTTGCGGCTTATGATTCTCAAATCTCTAAAACCAATAATGCCTTTAGCAGTGTTCAATTGATGATTGACCAATCTGTAGCTAAAAAATAA
- a CDS encoding FlaG family protein translates to MLNDINSVNSTNNTIKNQLVNMINTSGKTITEDKRPIEVRIKEENAQHQDRENKKQLENELRELSKKLNDEMKRIDTDIHFSYNENIPGLMVTVKESNGDKVIREIPSKEAIELMKKMREVIGVIFDKQG, encoded by the coding sequence ATGCTTAATGATATTAATAGCGTTAATAGCACCAATAATACCATTAAAAATCAGCTGGTCAATATGATCAACACAAGTGGGAAAACTATCACGGAAGATAAACGCCCCATAGAAGTGCGAATAAAAGAAGAAAACGCACAACATCAAGATAGGGAAAATAAAAAACAGCTTGAAAATGAATTGCGTGAATTAAGCAAAAAGCTCAATGATGAAATGAAACGCATTGACACTGATATTCATTTTTCATATAATGAAAATATACCTGGTCTTATGGTAACTGTTAAAGAAAGTAATGGCGATAAGGTGATTCGCGAGATACCATCAAAAGAGGCTATTGAATTGATGAAAAAAATGCGTGAAGTCATTGGTGTTATTTTTGACAAACAAGGTTAA
- the fliS gene encoding flagellar export chaperone FliS, which yields MYGNNAYSLYQQNSVSVESPVKLVEMLYEGILRFCAQAKRHMEAEDIEKKIYYINRTTDIFTELLNTLDYDKGGEVAVYLTGLYTHQIKLLTQANVANDTDKIDIVMNVAKGLLEAWREINQDELAR from the coding sequence ATGTATGGCAACAACGCTTATAGTCTTTATCAACAAAATTCAGTTTCAGTAGAATCCCCTGTAAAACTTGTAGAAATGCTCTATGAAGGTATTTTAAGATTCTGTGCTCAAGCCAAGCGACATATGGAAGCTGAAGATATTGAAAAGAAAATCTACTATATTAATCGCACTACTGATATTTTCACCGAGCTTCTTAATACGCTTGATTATGATAAAGGTGGTGAGGTAGCAGTATATCTTACAGGGCTTTATACACATCAAATTAAACTCCTTACTCAAGCTAATGTTGCTAATGACACAGATAAAATTGACATCGTAATGAACGTAGCAAAAGGGCTTTTAGAAGCGTGGCGAGAAATTAATCAAGATGAATTGGCTCGATAA
- a CDS encoding cell division ATP-binding protein FtsE: protein MSTIIEAKNLNLGYNDDLVIKDATFNINAKEFVFITGASGSGKSTILSSFFGYLGVKSGLLNVFGINMQKASKSRINHLRRSIGIVFQDYKLIKEWNIERNVMLPMVINGYKKEVCKSQVEKLLVHIKLSHKANKFPLELSGGEQQRVAMARALAHNPTIILADEPTGNLDDYSSELIWNLLKGVNEQLGITVVVVTHRMPDRLNIPFRRLHIEEGVVYEFA from the coding sequence TTGAGCACGATTATAGAAGCAAAAAATCTCAATCTAGGCTATAATGATGATCTTGTCATTAAAGATGCCACTTTTAATATTAACGCTAAAGAGTTTGTATTCATAACAGGAGCTTCTGGTAGCGGAAAAAGCACTATTTTAAGCTCATTCTTTGGGTATTTAGGTGTAAAAAGCGGACTTTTAAATGTCTTTGGAATCAATATGCAAAAAGCATCAAAAAGTCGTATTAATCATCTTCGGCGCAGTATTGGCATAGTATTTCAAGACTACAAACTGATTAAAGAATGGAATATAGAGCGAAATGTGATGTTGCCTATGGTTATTAATGGCTACAAAAAAGAAGTATGCAAATCCCAAGTTGAAAAACTGCTTGTGCATATTAAACTTTCACATAAGGCAAATAAATTTCCTCTTGAGCTTAGTGGGGGTGAGCAACAACGAGTAGCTATGGCACGTGCGCTTGCACATAATCCAACTATTATCCTTGCTGATGAGCCAACGGGTAACCTTGATGATTATTCAAGTGAGCTTATTTGGAATCTCCTCAAAGGTGTAAATGAACAACTTGGTATTACCGTTGTGGTTGTAACCCACCGAATGCCTGATAGGCTTAATATTCCATTTAGAAGACTACATATAGAAGAAGGAGTAGTTTATGAATTTGCTTAG
- a CDS encoding HU family DNA-binding protein: protein MNKAEFVDLVKKVGEYNTKKDAEQAVNSFVDAISKALSKKQSVELVGFGKFETAIQKAKTGKVPGTNKTYTTKEKSVPKFRPGKGLKDQVAKAKK, encoded by the coding sequence ATGAACAAGGCTGAGTTTGTAGATTTGGTTAAGAAAGTTGGTGAATACAACACAAAAAAAGATGCTGAACAAGCAGTAAATTCTTTTGTAGATGCTATCTCCAAAGCTCTTTCTAAAAAGCAAAGTGTAGAACTTGTAGGTTTTGGTAAATTTGAAACAGCTATTCAAAAGGCTAAAACAGGTAAAGTTCCCGGGACAAACAAAACTTACACAACAAAAGAAAAATCTGTGCCTAAGTTCCGCCCTGGAAAAGGTTTGAAAGACCAAGTAGCAAAAGCTAAAAAATAA
- the trmB gene encoding tRNA (guanosine(46)-N7)-methyltransferase TrmB, with protein MPHFLASHITLPPMPFTQEGYTFVYEAKQCNDSSQSLILVRYEDNEFFLRKAWRGNKNNAILKCEKSTKTQPTGIIKNALKILCAYQKNVISHNLNKNTPRQNLQSPYFQSMDFFLDFAKPCLIEIGFGSGRHLLHLAQSNPHFMCIGIEIHTPSIEQILRQVQLLGLENLYIINGDARILLEILSSHIAQGIYVHFPVPWNKKHHRRIFSPKFFQESLRVLDNNGVLHLRSDDEIYFQDALSLALQQESISLEIHKNQQEVITSKYEARWKKQQKNIYDLKIFHTYKNTNNEKNVKNTQKNFYFDKILRKNLDNYKNFPHKKIANDWFLHIDNLYCAGDIYVLALCFGDFNQPQSKFLQIEFCNNVSARYIGSNPIPTQAAIKAHKYLIQILTQE; from the coding sequence ATGCCTCATTTTCTTGCATCTCATATTACATTACCACCTATGCCTTTTACACAAGAAGGCTATACCTTTGTATATGAAGCCAAACAATGCAACGATTCTTCACAATCACTTATTTTGGTGCGATATGAAGATAATGAGTTTTTTTTACGCAAAGCGTGGCGAGGCAATAAAAATAATGCTATTCTCAAATGTGAAAAAAGCACAAAAACTCAACCTACAGGCATTATTAAGAATGCCCTTAAGATTCTATGTGCGTATCAAAAAAATGTTATCTCTCATAACCTCAACAAAAATACGCCACGACAAAATCTCCAATCTCCCTATTTTCAGTCTATGGATTTTTTTTTGGATTTTGCAAAGCCTTGCCTTATTGAAATAGGCTTTGGCTCTGGGCGCCACCTTTTGCATCTTGCACAGAGCAACCCTCATTTTATGTGTATTGGTATAGAAATTCATACTCCCTCTATTGAGCAGATTCTTAGGCAAGTGCAACTCTTGGGTTTAGAGAATCTTTATATCATTAATGGCGATGCGCGTATCCTCCTTGAAATTCTCTCCTCTCATATTGCACAAGGTATTTATGTGCATTTTCCTGTGCCGTGGAATAAAAAACACCATAGGCGCATTTTTTCGCCCAAATTTTTTCAGGAATCTTTGCGCGTTTTAGATAATAATGGAGTGCTTCATTTGCGCAGTGATGATGAAATTTATTTCCAAGATGCCCTTTCCCTTGCCTTGCAACAAGAAAGCATAAGCCTTGAAATACACAAGAATCAACAAGAAGTAATTACAAGCAAATACGAAGCAAGATGGAAAAAACAACAAAAAAACATTTATGATTTAAAGATTTTTCATACTTATAAAAACACAAATAATGAAAAAAATGTAAAAAATACCCAAAAAAACTTTTATTTTGATAAAATTCTAAGAAAAAATTTGGATAATTACAAAAATTTTCCACATAAGAAAATTGCTAATGATTGGTTTTTGCATATTGATAATCTGTATTGTGCGGGGGATATATATGTATTGGCATTATGTTTTGGGGATTTTAACCAGCCTCAAAGCAAGTTTTTGCAAATTGAATTCTGCAATAATGTATCAGCTCGGTATATTGGTAGTAACCCTATCCCTACACAAGCAGCCATCAAGGCGCATAAATATTTAATACAGATTCTAACACAGGAGTAA
- a CDS encoding murein hydrolase activator EnvC family protein: MRGFGWIAICAIINICMANIDQDIAKNKDKLATAKSQEKAISKKLDVLGKAINAKNSELTQLGNQINALEKDIEQNQGKSLSQEKSLKDSQKKQNVLVEQKLQIEKQLIKLIAQGIAFNMVISRSADIDSVDGVVQYHIYQILHKNARNSIKTLNAKHNLLNNEIKQISNAISQIQSSIKTQTNKKERLQIAKEQQKATLAKMQTELKTYDQQLKDIVKERKSLDEILSKLNIVKEQKQQGSNQQAFINNQKNPSSIKAPKQFGTSYRDVPTIAYKGAKTFSPLDNYVIEKKFGPYFDPVYKFKIFNAAIMLNPKSPNAPVKNVLDGRIVYAKEAPGLKKVVIIEHNNAIHTIYAYMDKIESSIKTGIPIKKGTIIGKVNERLSFEITQKDKHINPADFIKLN, from the coding sequence ATGAGGGGTTTTGGTTGGATTGCAATATGTGCCATTATAAATATATGTATGGCAAATATTGACCAAGATATTGCAAAAAATAAAGATAAACTTGCTACTGCCAAATCCCAAGAAAAAGCTATTAGCAAAAAACTTGATGTTTTGGGCAAAGCAATTAATGCGAAAAATTCTGAGCTCACACAACTTGGGAATCAAATTAACGCCTTAGAAAAAGATATAGAACAAAATCAAGGCAAATCTCTCTCACAAGAAAAATCACTTAAAGATTCTCAAAAAAAACAAAATGTGCTTGTAGAACAAAAACTTCAGATTGAAAAACAACTTATTAAGCTTATTGCACAAGGTATTGCTTTTAATATGGTGATTAGCCGCTCTGCAGATATTGATTCTGTTGATGGTGTAGTGCAATATCATATTTATCAAATTCTACATAAAAACGCGCGCAACTCTATTAAAACGCTTAACGCTAAACACAATCTCCTCAATAATGAAATCAAACAAATAAGTAATGCAATTTCTCAAATTCAAAGCTCCATTAAAACTCAAACTAATAAAAAAGAACGTCTCCAAATCGCAAAAGAACAACAAAAAGCCACTCTTGCAAAAATGCAAACTGAACTTAAAACCTATGACCAGCAGCTTAAAGACATTGTCAAAGAGCGCAAAAGCCTTGATGAGATTCTCTCAAAACTCAATATCGTTAAAGAGCAAAAACAACAAGGCTCCAATCAGCAAGCCTTTATAAATAACCAAAAAAACCCAAGTAGTATTAAAGCCCCAAAACAATTTGGCACTTCATATCGTGATGTGCCTACCATTGCCTACAAAGGAGCTAAAACCTTTTCACCACTTGATAACTATGTCATTGAAAAAAAGTTTGGACCTTATTTTGACCCTGTATATAAATTTAAAATTTTTAATGCTGCAATTATGCTTAATCCCAAATCTCCCAACGCTCCTGTCAAGAATGTGCTTGATGGGAGAATAGTATATGCCAAAGAAGCACCAGGGCTTAAAAAAGTTGTTATTATTGAGCATAACAATGCTATCCATACTATTTACGCATATATGGACAAAATAGAATCTTCAATTAAAACAGGTATACCTATTAAAAAAGGCACGATTATTGGCAAAGTCAATGAACGTTTAAGCTTTGAAATCACTCAAAAAGATAAACATATTAACCCTGCAGATTTTATAAAACTCAACTAA